TTTAGCAACCGACGGGATGACGTTCGACCATTACCTGAATTGTCACTTTCAATAACTTTGGTAATCTTCATGTGCTGGCGAGCCCGGGCCGCGGCACGCGAACTGGTCGCGGGTGGCAGATTTTCTTCCTCGCTGTCACTCTGCTCCTCGTCGGACGAGATTTGCTTCGTGCCCCGCCGGCCGGCGGTAGCGCGACGACCTGGCGCTGCCTTGTTGTTGCTTGCCTTCTTGCCTGCTTTGTTTCCGCCACGGCTCACGGTGGTACGTTCCTCGGTTCTCGCGCGTCCCTTTCTACCGGAAGTCGTAGCAATTTCACTGTCCGCCTCATCCGACGAGCCGGCTGTGTTGGTTGCTGCTGCATCCACATTTTCGTCACGCACCTCCAGGCATTCCTTCAACCGCGTATCAAATTCGACTACAGCGGTCTATTGTGGTTTTATTATGCATgaaaaaaacagagaaaagataattatttgaaaataatctTCTGTACAGCTTAGTGATGATATGCAGAAAGGTGAAATATCACGAAcacgtgcaaaaaaaaacgataccaCTTGGCAGCGGTGGGATTCGAACCCACGCCTCCGAGGAGACTGGTGCCTTAAACCAGCGCCTTAGACCGCTCGGCCACGCTACCTTCCCGCCGGAGCGGTGTTCAATTGCCTACAGGCTCTTTCGCACGCTTCACACAAAGCTCAGGGTTGTAGTCAAGCCAGTCTAGGTGCAAGTGCCAAAAACATTATCAATACAATAACCGAATTCTTCCATTCGATAATTATAACATGATAATTACCCAACCAATTTAAAACTTTTTGCCAATATTCTTCAACACGTACGAACAAACACTGTGCGTGTAATTAAAACATACATAAAATAATTAGTTCACATTAATATgcgttaaaaattaaaaataattaatgtaCAATAATAATAGTTGGTAACGATTCGTAACAAGTTATTCAAAAGATCCTGGTCCCAAATtgtacagcaaacaaaaaatcttacaaaaaatttttctctCTGTGGCAGCGGTGGGATTCGAACCCACGCCTCCGAGGAGACTGGTGCCTTAAACCAGCGCCTTAGACCGCTCGGCCACGCTACCTTCTTACCCTCTCCACTCTAAACGCGCTATATAAAACTCACGACATACTTTCGTTACTCCACTACTCGATTGTGTTGTTTACTTGCTGTTTTGATCAACAACCAATCATTGTTGTATAGAATCATTGACACACACTTACCTTTAGTTCCACCTTTGCCAACTTGCTCGTGTTACTGATGATCGTCCGGAATGCTTGATAAATCTCTTCGTGCTGCACCTTATCCTTAAAGCAGCTGATGTTTTCCGTCAATTTCTTTATCGTTTTCTCGTTGTACGATAGCAGCGATAAGCAAAATGCAATATCCCGCCACTGGCGCACCTCCTTTGTCACCCGGAACCGTAGGCAcaacttttccaccaaactCTCAATCTGCTTATCCTTGTTGATCAAACCGATAATGTATCGCATAATGATATGATACTTTTCCTCCTCCAACTGCAGGCTCGGATCGCTCAAGCGGGAAATGATGTCGGGCAGCACGTTGTACAGGATATTCGATTTGTTTGCAATCTCCTTAAAGAATTGTTCCGTGATGATGCGAATCTCCTTTACCGAATCGACGATGCAGAGGGCTAGGTCCGATATTTGACCCTTGACCCGTATCATCTCGTGCAGAATCAAATGCGACAGCATCTTCACTGCCGTCATGCGCAACTCCACGTTCTCTTCGTGCAGCGTCGCGTACATGTGCTTTGTCCACGGTTCGGTCACATTTGGAAAACGGAAGGTAAAATCCGAAAGCCCGATCACGATATTGCATTTGATGTCGTTATTTTTCGTGTGCTTGAAAATGTTCATCAGGAACGGCATGTTATCGTCACAGAACTTGGACGATACGGCCATCAGGCGGATCAGCGTTAACACGGCAGCCTTTTGCACCATGTCATCCTTATAGCGGTTCGGGAACTTGCACACCTCCAATACAGTAGGAATCAGTCGGTTCAACAGATTGTCCTTACCGTACAGTAGCTCCTGCTCGCAGATATAGTTGATTTCCTCTGCAACGGCATCCTCTGCTGTAGCTCCGCTCAACAGTTCCTCTTCCGGCTCCGTCTGATCGGGTGCATTCCGGTCCGTTCCGGTCGAACCGGACAGACGTTTCAGTGCATTGCTCGCCGACACGTTCATTGACGTTGAGAGTGTTTTCCGCATATTTGCCACCTTTCCGGTATTGATCACTGACGCATTCATATTCTTATTACCTGCCAAGGcggcatttttctttttttgattCTTTAATTCCTCCTTTAGCTCCTGCCGGTACTTCATATTGCTGTACACGTCGATATCCAGATAAATCATCTCGCGCATTGCAACATACCCGATCGTGAAAATGAATCGTGCCGCCAGAAAGTGGGGAACTGTTAGCAGCAACTGTTCCGGTGGCGTTGCAGTCTGCGATGATGCGCGAATGGTCGGGTCTTGAGTGGATCCCGAAATTTGGCTCATCTGCGAATTTCGTAGATCTTCAGAGGTTGTTTCCACCATGCTCGTGTCGCTTAACTTTTGCAACCGCTCGTACAAAGCGACCACAATCGACTGGGTTAGAAGATCTGGCGTCTTAACCATTTTGTAAATGAAATCAAACACTTTCGTTCCGATGTCGTCGAAAGATTGCACCTGAGAGCAGAAGAACAGCTTCGTGTACAGATCGATTACGTGCTGAACTGTCGGTGACGAATGTTCATATCGCTTGTGATATTTCGAGCTGTTCGTCGCCTGGGGAACGGAGTTCATAAATAACTCCAACGTGGCCACAAAAATACGAGGATCACGTCGACCGCGCTCCTCTAGCCCAATCGATTCCAACAGCTGTTGGTTGACGGTTACAACCGACGGTTTGGCCGCTGAAATCATTACCAGCAGCTGAAGTGCCTGTCGTGACTCTTCCGGAGTTACGTTTTCCAGCTTCATTGTGTAGATTTCGAACAGAACCTGAATGATCTGTGCATCGATATCACCATTCTCGACCCACTCCTGTACGAGTACCTCCATTGCGGTATACTGACCGCGTGATAGATTCGTTAGGAATTGGCTCAAATTGCGCACTACCTTCACAGCGTGTCCCCGTCCTTGCAGGTCAGTTTCGAACAGTACCCGCTTGTACGCCGTAGTTACATTCTCGCGTTTCTCTTTGTCGGAAGACCACACAAGATACAGCATTTGCTGCATACCCTGTTCCGTACCCTTGATACTGAACATATACGCTGTCGTAAAGAAATCGATCGCTCCATGCACATCGGACTGGGCCTTGGACATAAGCAT
The Anopheles moucheti chromosome 2, idAnoMoucSN_F20_07, whole genome shotgun sequence genome window above contains:
- the LOC128297166 gene encoding condensin complex subunit 1 isoform X1; this encodes MEWQFITPRARAELLRSDKNHYCVGQVLDATEVLNALKASRAVTSDPYAIFDHFDTFYSVIDNAKALSGTQLLRAYEQLYDAFDKLGCKMADLLSQKEMDTTDRQSALNALKMVAFLVNGMVKAIDSHVNTANEKVIAKRNKKQLVNEQVEALDWDNKRYQCIVQLYNLMQLPLEKLWEPPVCEESFVDVICDVCYRTLEQTYVRNRNSADSVFQILGTAIKRYNHSLSFPVRILQILENSEAAISSIAAGILLLYEEFSIQTIYSVILKEIIERLSVDSADSQTARNFSIFLLELGTLAPKLMIPHLSMLSEELLSLDSYTLRNCVLQIMGEAIVSELTAEDMSDELKETRDEFLEDLLNHMMDISAHVRSKVLQIWLNLKENNAVPLLWIHKVLHTAIERLEDKALLVRKQAIALIKSFLEHNPFSAKLSLAELKVKYEEEDKKLQDIRTQVVAHNTKMKTVEEEWENIVVQMYPIVTELFGKEPDDIKTATEADVKLLSESILTLLKEENYNELVRLVQRADYALGNNEQRMKMTFEHQCMYYITLLKSYYIHGHSDAALSDELQKAEKVVNFLHDSIRFSELISNAVPKLLEMLMSKAQSDVHGAIDFFTTAYMFSIKGTEQGMQQMLYLVWSSDKEKRENVTTAYKRVLFETDLQGRGHAVKVVRNLSQFLTNLSRGQYTAMEVLVQEWVENGDIDAQIIQVLFEIYTMKLENVTPEESRQALQLLVMISAAKPSVVTVNQQLLESIGLEERGRRDPRIFVATLELFMNSVPQATNSSKYHKRYEHSSPTVQHVIDLYTKLFFCSQVQSFDDIGTKVFDFIYKMVKTPDLLTQSIVVALYERLQKLSDTSMVETTSEDLRNSQMSQISGSTQDPTIRASSQTATPPEQLLLTVPHFLAARFIFTIGYVAMREMIYLDIDVYSNMKYRQELKEELKNQKKKNAALAGNKNMNASVINTGKVANMRKTLSTSMNVSASNALKRLSGSTGTDRNAPDQTEPEEELLSGATAEDAVAEEINYICEQELLYGKDNLLNRLIPTVLEVCKFPNRYKDDMVQKAAVLTLIRLMAVSSKFCDDNMPFLMNIFKHTKNNDIKCNIVIGLSDFTFRFPNVTEPWTKHMYATLHEENVELRMTAVKMLSHLILHEMIRVKGQISDLALCIVDSVKEIRIITEQFFKEIANKSNILYNVLPDIISRLSDPSLQLEEEKYHIIMRYIIGLINKDKQIESLVEKLCLRFRVTKEVRQWRDIAFCLSLLSYNEKTIKKLTENISCFKDKVQHEEIYQAFRTIISNTSKLAKVELKTAVVEFDTRLKECLEVRDENVDAAATNTAGSSDEADSEIATTSGRKGRARTEERTTVSRGGNKAGKKASNNKAAPGRRATAGRRGTKQISSDEEQSDSEEENLPPATSSRAAARARQHMKITKVIESDNSDIEPDTRRKKKRTFAAKHRGEE
- the LOC128297166 gene encoding condensin complex subunit 1 isoform X3; translated protein: MEWQFITPRARAELLRSDKNHYCVGQVLDATEVLNALKASRAVTSDPYAIFDHFDTFYSVIDNAKALSGTQLLRAYEQLYDAFDKLGCKMADLLSQKEMDTTDRQSALNALKMVAFLVNGMVKAIDSHVNTANEKVIAKRNKKQLVNEQVEALDWDNKRYQCIVQLYNLMQLPLEKLWEPPVCEESFVDVICDVCYRTLEQTYVRNRNSADSVFQILGTAIKRYNHSLSFPVRILQILENSEAAISSIAAGILLLYEEFSIQTIYSVILKEIIERLSVDSADSQTARNFSIFLLELGTLAPKLMIPHLSMLSEELLSLDSYTLRNCVLQIMGEAIVSELTAEDMSDELKETRDEFLEDLLNHMMDISAHVRSKVLQIWLNLKENNAVPLLWIHKVLHTAIERLEDKALLVRKQAIALIKSFLEHNPFSAKLSLAELKVKYEEEDKKLQDIRTQVVAHNTKMKTVEEEWENIVVQMYPIVTELFGKEPDDIKTATEADVKLLSESILTLLKEENYNELVRLVQRADYALGNNEQRMKMTFEHQCMYYITLLKSYYIHGHSDAALSDELQKAEKVVNFLHDSIRFSELISNAVPKLLEMLMSKAQSDVHGAIDFFTTAYMFSIKGTEQGMQQMLYLVWSSDKEKRENVTTAYKRVLFETDLQGRGHAVKVVRNLSQFLTNLSRGQYTAMEVLVQEWVENGDIDAQIIQVLFEIYTMKLENVTPEESRQALQLLVMISAAKPSVVTVNQQLLESIGLEERGRRDPRIFVATLELFMNSVPQATNSSKYHKRYEHSSPTVQHVIDLYTKLFFCSQVQSFDDIGTKVFDFIYKMVKTPDLLTQSIVVALYERLQKLSDTSMVETTSEDLRNSQMSQISGSTQDPTIRASSQTATPPEQLLLTVPHFLAARFIFTIGYVAMREMIYLDIDVYSNMKYRQELKEELKNQKKKNAALAGNKNMNASVINTGKVANMRKTLSTSMNVSASNALKRLSGSTGTDRNAPDQTEPEEELLSGATAEDAVAEEINYICEQELLYGKDNLLNRLIPTVLEVCKFPNRYKDDMVQKAAVLTLIRLMAVSSKFCDDNMPFLMNIFKHTKNNDIKCNIVIGLSDFTFRFPNVTEPWTKHMYATLHEENVELRMTAVKMLSHLILHEMIRVKGQISDLALCIVDSVKEIRIITEQFFKEIANKSNILYNVLPDIISRLSDPSLQLEEEKYHIIMRYIIGLINKDKQIESLVEKLCLRFRVTKEVRQWRDIAFCLSLLSYNEKTIKKLTENISCFKDKVQHEEIYQAFRTIISNTSKLAKVELKTAVVEFDTRLKECLEVRDENVDAAATNTAGSSDEADSEIATTSGRKGRARTEERTTVSRGGNKAGKKASNNKAAPGRRATAGRRGTKQISSDEEQSDSEEENLPPATSSRAAARARQHMKITKVIESDNSGAGSTAVGYKRSRFGGIG
- the LOC128297166 gene encoding condensin complex subunit 1 isoform X2, which produces MEWQFITPRARAELLRSDKNHYCVGQVLDATEVLNALKASRAVTSDPYAIFDHFDTFYSVIDNAKALSGTQLLRAYEQLYDAFDKLGCKMADLLSQKEMDTTDRQSALNALKMVAFLVNGMVKAIDSHVNTANEKVIAKRNKKQLVNEQVEALDWDNKRYQCIVQLYNLMQLPLEKLWEPPVCEESFVDVICDVCYRTLEQTYVRNRNSADSVFQILGTAIKRYNHSLSFPVRILQILENSEAAISSIAAGILLLYEEFSIQTIYSVILKEIIERLSVDSADSQTARNFSIFLLELGTLAPKLMIPHLSMLSEELLSLDSYTLRNCVLQIMGEAIVSELTAEDMSDELKETRDEFLEDLLNHMMDISAHVRSKVLQIWLNLKENNAVPLLWIHKVLHTAIERLEDKALLVRKQAIALIKSFLEHNPFSAKLSLAELKVKYEEEDKKLQDIRTQVVAHNTKMKTVEEEWENIVVQMYPIVTELFGKEPDDIKTATEADVKLLSESILTLLKEENYNELVRLVQRADYALGNNEQRMKMTFEHQCMYYITLLKSYYIHGHSDAALSDELQKAEKVVNFLHDSIRFSELISNAVPKLLEMLMSKAQSDVHGAIDFFTTAYMFSIKGTEQGMQQMLYLVWSSDKEKRENVTTAYKRVLFETDLQGRGHAVKVVRNLSQFLTNLSRGQYTAMEVLVQEWVENGDIDAQIIQVLFEIYTMKLENVTPEESRQALQLLVMISAAKPSVVTVNQQLLESIGLEERGRRDPRIFVATLELFMNSVPQATNSSKYHKRYEHSSPTVQHVIDLYTKLFFCSQVQSFDDIGTKVFDFIYKMVKTPDLLTQSIVVALYERLQKLSDTSMVETTSEDLRNSQMSQISGSTQDPTIRASSQTATPPEQLLLTVPHFLAARFIFTIGYVAMREMIYLDIDVYSNMKYRQELKEELKNQKKKNAALAGNKNMNASVINTGKVANMRKTLSTSMNVSASNALKRLSGSTGTDRNAPDQTEPEEELLSGATAEDAVAEEINYICEQELLYGKDNLLNRLIPTVLEVCKFPNRYKDDMVQKAAVLTLIRLMAVSSKFCDDNMPFLMNIFKHTKNNDIKCNIVIGLSDFTFRFPNVTEPWTKHMYATLHEENVELRMTAVKMLSHLILHEMIRVKGQISDLALCIVDSVKEIRIITEQFFKEIANKSNILYNVLPDIISRLSDPSLQLEEEKYHIIMRYIIGLINKDKQIESLVEKLCLRFRVTKEVRQWRDIAFCLSLLSYNEKTIKKLTENISCFKDKVQHEEIYQAFRTIISNTSKLAKVELKTAVVEFDTRLKECLEVRDENVDAAATNTAGSSDEADSEIATTSGRKGRARTEERTTVSRGGNKAGKKASNNKAAPGRRATAGRRGTKQISSDEEQSDSEEENLPPATSSRAAARARQHMKITKVIESDNSDDEEEEEEEEDIPPKRGKTKR